Proteins co-encoded in one Papaver somniferum cultivar HN1 chromosome 5, ASM357369v1, whole genome shotgun sequence genomic window:
- the LOC113281027 gene encoding SUMO-activating enzyme subunit 1B-1-like, producing MDGEELTEQETALYDRQIRVWGVDAQRRLSKSHILVTGISGTIVEFCKNIVLAGVGSVTLMDDRKVTEESMWANFLITPDENMWDGKSVAEVCCDGLSEFNPMVHVSVEKGNLSTFDGEFYDKFSAVVVGRCSLATKKRINEICRKRPNRIAFYTIDCRDSCGEIFVDLQNYSYAQKKLEETVECRLKYSSFEEAVALPWKSLPRRASKLYFAMRVIEKFEQDEGRTPGETSIADLHNVLKLKKLLCEEQSVNESQIPDSLLERLLVGNIEHPPVCAIIGGILGQEVIKMVSGKGDPIKNFFFYDVMDGKGIIEDVSAPESS from the exons ATGGACGGCGAGGAACTAACAGAACAGGAGACTGCTCTCTATGATCGTCAAATCCGTGTCTGGGGTGTTGATGCTCAGAGAAG GTTGAGTAAGTCGCATATATTGGTTACTGGCATAAGTGGAACAATTGTTGAG TTTTGCAAGAATATTGTATTAGCAGGAGTTGGGAGTGTCACATTGATGGATGATCGTAAGGTTACTGAAGAATCAATGTGGGCAAATTTCTTAATCACTCCCGATGAGAATATGTGGGATGGTAAATCTGTAGCTGAAGTTTGTTGTGACGGATTAAGCGAGTTTAACCCCATGGTTCATGTCTCGGTAGAAAAAG GTAACTTGTCAACTTTTGATGGAGAGTTCTACGACAAGTTCAGCGCTGTGGTTGTTGGTCGATGCTCTCTTGCAACTAAA AAAAGGATCAATGAAATTTGTAGGAAGAGACCAAATCGAATCGCTTTTTACACCATTGATTGTAGGGACTCGTGTGGTGAAATATTCGTCGATTTGCAGAACTATTCCTATGCTCAG AAAAAGCTTGAAGAAACTGTTGAATGCCGATTGAAGTATTCAAGTTTTGAG GAAGCAGTTGCACTACCTTGGAAATCTCTTCCTAGGAGGGCGTCAAAGCTTTACTTCGCCATGAGAG TGATAGAAAAGTTTGAACAGGAtgaagggcgtacacctggtgAAACTTCAATTGCTGATCTCCATAACGTGTTGAAACTGAAGAAGCTGCTTTGTGAGGAGCAG TCTGTGAATGAATCCCAAATACCAGATAGTCTCTTAGAGAGATTATTGGTTGGTAATATTGAACACCCACCAGTCTGCGCAATCATCGGTGGTATTCTTGGCCAG GAAGTTATCAAAATGGTCTCTGGCAAAGGGGACCCAATCAAGAACTTCTTCTTCTATGATGTCATGGATGGAAAGGGTATAATAGAGGACGTATCAGCACCTGAGTCAAGTTAA